The Tursiops truncatus isolate mTurTru1 chromosome 11, mTurTru1.mat.Y, whole genome shotgun sequence genomic sequence GATCATGGTTcagattttcaaatgtttttggaTAAAGTGACCTGAGACTGATTCTTGAGCCTATGTGTAATTCTGACTAAGATATCTGGGCATGCCTTTCAAATGACACCATGAGATGAGTAAAGAGAAAACCTCGTCTCTTTCCTGCCTTTCAACACACCAACAGCAAACCATGTTCACGAACGTAGGGCTCTTTCTAGAAACGCTGAAGGCTAAGGAACTGACTGGTACATAGGAGGTGTGGTACTTCTATTTCCATACATATGTCCTGGCTCAAGTCAAAAAGCCTACAATTAATGAAATAAAGGATTCCTCATGTTACATGCTGGAGGTCACATACCATGAATAGTAAATCTACAAATAGTACTTTCAAAGCCTAGAGTTATCTGTTAGCAATGCACATTATCAAGAGGCTTTATAATATGCTTTAAATGCCAACCATGACTTAGACGTGAATGATATGCATGAGTCCAGAATCTTAATAAAAATTGACCAGCATGTCACTCACTTCAATTCTCATTTTAAATAGGCACTGTGAAAATGGGAATGCTGCTGTACAGTAATGAGTAGTATAGAATGAAATTAGTGTTCTTTTATGAGTACCTGCTCtacattttaatttccctttaaagaagcacatgaaatagtcagaaaaaaattttttatcagtCTATAAAAGGAGTTagtgtttagaaataaaaatgaagcacttgcatcttcattttttaaaacttcacaaaGGTGCAAACAATGTAATGGTTTCTGGGCTCACATGGGCAGATCAGTACTATTGTGTCTAGTTTTCCTAGATGTACCATCGTCTCGTGGCAGTGCTTTCTGCAGATTTGACATAGCAGCAGTTCTCTCGATGTCTATCACAGCATACAGCTCTGTGCGTCTGGTAGGGGTCTGTGGAAGGGGAGTGGTAGGCGTTTTTGGAGTCTGAGGGTTGTCAGAGTCACTGCCACCTTCCAAGTCAACCTGTATGTAATTGAGCTGCCTGTGTTCTAAACTTGGGCGTCTGATATCAAAGTTAAAGACTGTCGGTGTACAGTCCCGACGCCTTGAATATTCTATTTTGTGAGCACTTGCCGGCACTGTTACATTCTCTGTATTTACATAGTTATGCATTGGATCAAGATTATTATGGTAGCCATTTAGAGATGGGGTCTTTGGTCCTAAATTGTCATCTTCATCCCTACTTAGCTTGCGGGCTTCCCAAACAGGAGGCAAAGATGGTAGATTTTCGTAGTTTAACAATGCAGTTCTTCTCTGAGCTGAGTTGTTGATATTCTGGGTATCTGAGGTACTGGTGGACGGCAGACGACCTCTCCTGAGCCCTGACGCACTGGGGAGAGATAGCCCATTTAGATTTTCATACACCAGTTTGTTAACAGAGGGCGCGTCTCTTCGTTCATCACTGTCATAGCCAGTGTCCCATTCCGTGTTATTCGCACCACTTCCACTGACTTGATCTCTTCCAAGTTGTTCcagtttctctttttccattaaTTGCTTTTGAACTGGGGTTGGTCCTAAGACAAACTTGACTCCTTCAGGTTCAAGAAGAATCTGAGGGTCCCTGTCCTCAATATTACTTGGTTCTTCTTTTGGTGTGTTGCTTTCAGCATTAGAAACCCTCGCCTCCAATGGGACATGCACACTTGCACGGTTTTTCCGTTCTTCTTGTACACCTGTAGTGTTGACATAGGTATGTacctaaaacaaaagaagaaagtgaatcagtaaacttgctttaaaaagaaaaaaaatttgcctgactatatctattaattttattaactttctAAGTATATTCttacttcaaagcttttgtacctGTTTTTTTAACCAACAAAAAGgttgggaggaggtgggagaaatgTAGAAATGTCTTCCTAGCTTGATAAAAGaataactgctttaaaatacatgtgatggggcttccctggtggcacagtggttgagagtccgcctgccgatgcaggggacaggggttcgtgccccggtccgggaagatcccacatgctgcggagcggctgggcccatgagccatggccgctgagcctgcacgtccggagcctgtgctccgcaacgggagagaccacaacagtgagaggcccgtgtaccacaaaaacaaaacaaaacaaaacaaaatacatgtgATGGTGAAACATGATAAGCATtctgtagaaaaaataaaaactcaggaACAAATGGGGATTATTACTTTgatgttgttttaaaattctcatcaATGCATTAAAACCTGATTTAGAAATAGGAAATAACAagtattaaaaaggaagagagaaatttatcataatttataGATGATCTGACTATACAAAGAAACAGACCCTACTAGATTCAATAAGAGTTCTGTAAAATGcatagatataaaatagataccagGAAATTAATGCTACTTAGaaaagtttgtggtattttgcgGGGGGGACAATATAAAAAAAGTTCAGAAGTCTATACATAACATTTGAAaacctcaaaaataaaattcaaaactaagGGAAATTTAATTATAGTAAATAAGAACTCATTTAACAAGTAAAGAACACAACCAAATGGATTTCAAAACAGTAAAAATTTCTTCATGATAAACAACCATATTGTTGACAAAAGATAAGTATAACTAAGTAATACATAGACAATGTTAACCAGCTAACTTCAttcctaaaatgaaaatataatagtcAGGAATATTAAATTGCTCtgttaaaacacaacaaaatctGCCTTATTGCTAGTAGTCCACTAACTATAAAAACTGTAACATAAAAAGCTTTCATTGGAGGTTACTGTAACTGAATTGGCCATTGGTTATGTCCGTCTTTATCTATAGATGCACCTCTCCTGTGAACCCACAAACTTACTGTAATGCTAAGTTTCCCTCAACACCTATATATATTTGGGTATATGACAGAAAATACATGCTATTTCCTCTGAGTCTTCACTACAAGTCATAAACAAATAGCGACAGCTAAAATTCAAACTAAAACCTTCAAGTGTTGGCACAATAACACTCTAACCCCACACAATATGTTAGACAGTAGGACATGCTTACTTGTTCCTCAGCCACAAGCAAGGGATGTGTAGACTCTTCACCTACTGAAGGCAGGCGTGCACTTCCCACAGAAGGATGTCTGCTTGAAGGATGGGATGAAGCGTCTCCAAATGAGGGGTATCGGGGATATCCATTAGGTAAGTTCTGAGCAGCAAACCCTGGagctgagtttttgtttgtttattggtttaaGAAAGGATACAGGGGTAGGGcacagagaataaaaatgaatgagaatacAATCAGCACTGAGAGGTTTAAGGAAGGTGTTTCTGGCAAGACATATGAGAAACCAGAGCAAAACAGCATACCACCTCCACTCTAACTTTCCactcacattttaaataatatgaaacatttaatgttttcatatttaaaatatttaaaatgtttataattatagCTAAGTTTTTTAAAACTCACAACCACTATACTTACGTTAGCCAATGGTAATTCCTAAcaatttatagattaaaaaaccaTAATCTATAGTTTATaatagaagaaggaaaatggaCACTTACTTGTAGGTGTTCGAGGTGTTCTGGGGACTTCCAATTCTGTCTGATGATTATTCCTTTCAACAACTGGCTCCTCCACTACATTTATACTATTATTCTGCATAATCTCTTGCAACATATTAAATAATTCTTCTGCACGAGCACACTTAAAGGCAAAGATTCCTACAAAtacaaaccagaagaaaaaaatggtcactGCATCTTTAAAAAAGACACAAGAACACGAAGAACAAACTTGTAAAGTAAGCATTCCATGCACCAATAGCAAGAAAAGGCTTTAATATAAATGTCTGATAAATTAATTATATTCCCTGTTTCAAAACATAAACCCAAAAGTTCACagaataattttcatttgtcCATGGGTGATGGCTCAAAATAAGGAAGACAAAAACAAGATTTGCAAACTTACTCTAGTCTGCTTTTTAACAGCAGGGGGAGCCCAACTTACCATTACCAAGGGAATTCCTTATCACTTGACAGGCCCTTGCTCTGTGGTTTACAATCATTACCTTGTTTAATAATTGGATTACCGTTGCCCTCTGATACAGAAGAAATTTGATGCGTCAGAGGTCATGCAACTTGCCCAAGGACTTTCAAGAAGTaggtagcaaaaaataaaagtacgttctgtttgactccaaagtttaggttcttttcccagaGTTACAACAGTAAAGACATAGAGGCAATTTACTGGGACTAATCATTTACTTACTGCAAATCTTAAATTTAATATAAGCCAAAATTCTGGACATAGAAaacatgcttaataaatgcttgataaatgaatacatagtgtactatgtctctttttttttctttttttttttttttgcagtacgcgggcctctcactgctgtggcctctcccgttgcggagcacaggctccggacgcacaggctcagcggccatggctcatgggcccagccgctccgcggcatgtgggatcttcccggactggggcacgaacctgtgtcccctatatcggcaggcggactctcaaccattgtgccaccagggaagcccgatgtctcttttttaaataatccacttatttgagaatttttttattctggataaaagtaaaatattaaacattacaTATAGAATAACTGAATTATAGAATGCTATTTCAAATATGATaatgtttggagaaaaaaaaaaataaaggctctACCTACCTTGTCCAGTTTGACACCTTCGAccactttcaaaagaaaagagattcGAATCATAGCCATAGCGTCGGAGGCAGAGGTAGTGCCATTTTACCGAGTCACGTTTGCGAGTGTATAAAATCAGTTCCGTGTCTGTAAGTTCCATTATGCCAGAACCTAACTCATTCCCATCATCATCCACATTAATgacctaaaaaataaagtttaattagtGCTAACTTAATGCTCCCACTTGACAGTTATGCACATATTTCACTAATTTGTCAGGAAAATGTACTATTGCTTATTGGTTCAGTTATTGGTTCCTTTGTTAGTTCATTCAACAACCAATTGTGTGTTTAGGGCATGGATTATGTAGCAGTGTAATACCCAGTTCATATCCACAAAGAACTCACATTCCCACTGAGGAGATAAGATACACAAACACGAAAAACACCACAAAACTGTAAATGCTTAACTAACAAATGAGTGCAACAGAGGCTGCGAAATGCAGGAACTGTGGCGGAGGGTTGTTGGAGAAGCCTTCACATAAAAAGAGGAGAGACTTTAGCTGGGCCTTGGGTATAATTAAATTTAGACAGGAAATAAAGTTAAGAGGGAGAACTGGTGGGTCAGGAGTTAGAGGGCACATCCTGAAGATGCAGTGCTAcagcagagacaaagaaggtaTGTTTCAGAGAGATCAGGACAGGACTGGCATTGAGTTCATGTAAGGGAAGGCTTTGCACTGCTCAGTTTCAGAAAATGGCCAGAGACTATAAAGAACAGATAACACTTAGGGAGAATTCACTATACCCCTGGGTTGGGCAAAGTGCTTTACTTGTGTTTTTGTCATTTAATACTGATCCTAAACTGCAGGTAACAGTATTTTCTCCACTGCACACAAATCAACAAAGACTTAGTGATAATGTAACCTGCCAAAGGTAACAAAGCTATGAAGCAAGAGGGCTGTGACTTATACCTAGGTTTGTGTGATCCAGTGGCTATGATTTACAGCAGAATGAGGTCACAATATGAGAGATTAATGACTGTGGATGAGTAAGGAATAGAGCACTTAGCATCTAAGTAACAGAATACCACTGAAGTTTTAGAATGATGAAGGAGGAAGATTAATTTGATGTCAACTGCAGGATGCATCACAGAGGTGACTGAAGATAGAGTTCAGTTATGAAATTGTCCAAGCATTAAACAATGACTGGGAGCTGGTGACAGGACTGAAGAGGCACCTACAAAGTGGCATTTTAAAGACAATATTATCAGTAGGTCATTTCAAAGAGGGCTGATGGGACCAAATCCAGGGGCTCTTATCACTGTGACCAAAGATTGAGTTCTTCAGAGGATATAACAGTCACTCATTAGTGCTATGTTTTCCTGATGGAGATACAAGATTTAGGCACTCATATCCATGATTGGTGATGTCGAAAGGTAAAAATAAACGTAAATGtcttccaagttaaaaaaaaaaagacagtattatCAGAATTGTGTGGCTCTAACTGGATATGGAAgaccaaaggaaaaggaaaagaggatttCACACTGTCAGTAAGAAATGTTGTCATCATTTGTTAAAACAAGAAAAGGCAGAAtggacaaaaaaggaaaataaaaggatctGAATACAAAAGTGAGGAAATAATAAGACATGTTAATTAAGTGAAGTAAAAGAAGAGCATCCAGGTAGGCAGTGAGAGCTACATCTCAACCAGTTTTTACTGACCTTAAACTTGTTCCGATGGTTATCTGGGACAGTGTCTTTATCTGGACAGCTACAACAGCTACCCATGGCTTCTTCAGAAGACCATGTGAGCACTACATGAAAGATAATTTGCAAAAAATTATTAGATGTAAGATACAAAagtcaaaaaacagaaaaagactctaGAAATCATCAAACATAAGCCCTGTGTTATTTTGATGAGGAAAACTAAGCCTAAGGAAATAAATGGCTAGAGCTAGATTTCACACAACTAGCTGGAGAATTTTACTCAGCAACAAGAAGAAGAATTCTGTGAGGGAGACTTCACAGAAATCTCAAATTTAATTTGCAAAGGTctgcctattttaaaattatctaaaagAAACCAATTTAAGTTCTCACACATAACACTattaaaataaagtcattcaTGGAATTAACCGTTTATGGCTTATTAGGAATTTCAGTCCCTCTTTATTAATAAATTTCCAAAAGGATGCTAGACTTCTGGCTTGGCAAGTATTTTGATTCATACCATGCATTGTAGTATTCTTTACATATCCCAACAGACAAAATTGGTTaataagacacaaaaacaaatctGGAATAGTTCATTAAGAGAGAAAGACAACTCAAAATTCAAGCTGTAACTTAACACAGAGAATACTGGCAAAACTGAAAGAGTGTGTCTATCTAATCCCTTCCCACAGAAGGTTAGAGATAAGTGGTTACAGTGACATTAAGTGTTGAAGAATACTGCAAGTGAACAAAGGAAAAATTCAAAACTTCACttacaaacaagagaaagaatgagaatggATGTGACAGTAtttgaaaaaagggggaaagaaggaagcatAAGAAgctattaaacattaaaaacataaatctgattAAAATTTGCCTAAAATTCTTCAGCAGATCTTCACTACCTTCAGGAAAAAATGCAAAGCTCATCAGTATGACACATGGTCCTTCACAATTTGATCTCTGTCTACAAAGACAGTCTaacctcttccctcctctctgctttGAGTCCTACCCAGGCATACTAAACAGTTTCCCCAGAGCATCTTGTTCTCTCACACCCTTCCATGCTGCTCCTTTCTCAAGATTCAACTTCAGAGTACAGTGccttcaggaagccttctctgactccCACCAACTGGGCAAGTTATATTCCTTGTGTACCCCCAAAGCACCCTGAGCTTCCCAGTATCACAGCATCTTTCACACTGTTTACTCAGTAAAAACTGTGATAGACTGTTTACCTATCTATCTACTTCCCTCCACTTTGAGCTCCTTCCCAGCAGGGATGGACTTTATTCATTCTTGCATTCCCTGTGCCTAACACAATACCTAGCACACAGGAGGTGCTCTAAGTCTCTTGTGAGCTGAACGAACTGCACTAAAGGAAGATAAAGAATGCTGGCAGGTGTAAGGATCAAGCAGATAAAAAAGGATACTAGTGTATAAACCAAAAGAAGTGATAAGTAAAATAGTAAAGTTAAATTAAGACTCATATTTGGTGGTGTCCTTGCactggtgagaatggccatcattaaaaagcctacaaataataaatgctgaagagggtgtggagaaaaggggaccctatTACACTGTTGGGAACATAACTTGgcgcagccgctatggaaaacagtatggaagttccttaaaaaactaaaaagagaattgccataagatccagcaatcccactcctgggcatatatccagagaaaactctaatttgaaaagatacatgtaccccaatgttcatagcagctctatttacaacagccaagacatggaagcaacctaaatgtccactgacagatgaatggataaagaagatgtggtatatatacatatacaatggaatactactcagccataaaaaagaatgaaataatggcatttgcagcaacatggatggacctagagattatcacactaaatgaggtaagtcagacaaagaaagataaataccacatggtatcacttatatgtgaaatctaaaatatgatataaatgaacttatttacaaaacagaaacagactcacagacatagcatcaaacttatggttaccaaaggggaaaaggggtaggggagggataaattaggagtttgggattagcagatacacactactataaatagcatagataaacaacaaggttctgctgtttagcacagggaactatattcaatatcttgtaataaaacataatggaaaagaatatgaaaaattatatatatatacatatataactgaatcactttgctgtacaccacaaactaacacaacattgtaaatcaactatacttcaattaaaaacgtaaacaaataaatttatataggGAAAATGTGTGATGACATAAGGATAAATAAAATCTtgttacataaaagaaaaacaagattcaTATTTGGTGTCTTAATATGCCAGTTAAGTATCATGGTATAAAGATGACTAAGTCACAGGATGTACCTCTGAAGAGCCATGAATCTAAAGGGAAAGACAGAGATGTCAACAGATAATGCATTATGATAAACCTCATATCAGAATATAAGAAGAGTTCCGTGGGCACAGAGAAAGAAGCAACTAACTTTCTGGGTTAGGAAGGGCAGGAAGCACCATTTGAGCTGGTACTTTAAAAGGTGAGCAGAAACAGTGTGCTaggcaaaaaacagaaataggcaCTTGAGACAAGATAAAAAATTAGGTGCAACGATAAAAGTCATGAAAGGTGGCAATGTATTCAGGAGAAAGTGAGGCATCTAGTACGACTCGAGTGCAGGGTAGGCTGTAACACAAGCATGAGACAAACCATAAAGCATCCTGAACAACAACCTAGGGATCTGGGACTCCAACTAACTTGAAGCTAGCCTGCTTCCAATGTCCCTGTAGTCAAATGGACATGACTCTATCATGGCACTTATCACATTCTACTGTAATGTTGACCTGTCTCACCACCCACTTCACTGTGATCTCCAAGAAGATAGGAACTGTGTCTTCTGAATTTTCTAAGGCAATAAGCATACTGTTTGACATagcagatattcaataaatgtttaatttttaaaaattagtaaatgtttaataaattagAAGATGAGGAGGccaaaagaatatttcaaaaaaaattttaaagcagacaGATAATTGATAGAAACAAAAAGTCTTCTTGAAATTACTTATCCAGCCTCACCACTGAATACAAAGAGCTAAATGGTTACTACAGTGTGGCTTTTGCCTGAAAAAATAATGCCtcaagtaaatatttttcaactatttctcaaaagaagtagaaaaagcaTTCTTCCACTTGACACCTTCACAGGCGACCTGTTAAGGCAGCACCTCCGATTTTGTCAGGGATATATGAATGGTGGTACAACCTACCTGGGGGCTCTATTCACATTGAATGCTTCAGTTCAGTACAAAAATAGTTAATGAAAAGCCTACCATGTGACACAAAATCCTTGTATGCCACTCCAAAGAGAATGAATTTCATCCTACACAAGGTGAAAAGCCAATGAAGTATTTTAAGCAGGAAAGTGAGGTGGTCAGGAATTCATTTTAGATACCTCCATCTGCAGGGTAATTTTAAGTGGAAGTTTAGCTCAGAGGAAGGGAAGCCAGTGAGAGACTACTGAAAAATGGAATATGCCAAAGACTTAAAACCAGAGCAGCAATAGtaggaataaagatgaaaataatgaattttaaaaatacttaggaagACAAGTCTGCAGCACTGAGTGTCTGGCTAGGTATACAGGAAGTAAGAGGCAGTTTTCAGGGCGGCAGATGAAGGGTGCTGGTTCCATTACTTGAAATAGGAAAAACTTTCTCAGGTCTTCGAGAGGAAGTGATGGTGGTTAGTTCAGTTTTAGACATGTTAAATTGAGATTCCAGAGAACTCCCAAAGGAAGACTTGCAATAGAGAGGTAAGTACATCAGAATGGGTTTGAGGAAAGAGGTAAAATATTGGGACACACGGTATTTGAAACTGTAAAACAGAAGACCCTGATCAAGGACAGTATAAAGAGCAGTCTGCAGTTAAAATTCTGGGGAACACAAATGCGCAAATACTGGAGTAGAGAAAAACAAgtgaaggagaagagaaacaatCAGAATAGTACAAACTAAGAAAAGAAAGTGTCAAGAAGGAAGGTTCTATCCATAGTGGAGTGTTAGGTAGAGGCAGAAGCCATTCAGCAGTGAGCAAATAGAAGATAAGGAAGTAGTCCTCCAAAGAATAGAAAAGGCTCTTTCAAGAACACAGTTGGAAAGGAAAGCCTAAAGTGATAGGGTATGGTTGGACAtggtttcaaaagaaaatatgttgCTTGAGTTACTTATTGTTTTAAGGTGACATAGATTTATGCAGGTTAGTAATCAGTATGTCAGTAAAGGTTaaagaatataggaaaaaaacaaaggacatAGACGGCTACAGGATGGATCAAGACGGAGCGGGGAGGCTAGAGAAGATGAGTTCCGGGGCCCAGATTAAGAAGTCTGCCCACAGAAGGAGTGCCTTGTCCTCTGACGAGAGAGAGCAGAAAATAAGGATGGGTGGAACACAGTAGAGAAGCAGAAATAGGTAACACCTATCATCCTAAATTTCTTTGGTAAAATAGAAGCCAAGTTTGCACAATGAAGGACTTGAGGATTATTCTCTGAGAAGCTACCCAAGAAAGGTAGCAGGATTATTAAGTAGGCTATGCTGAGACTTAGCAGAAGCTGGAGAGTAAGATTATGCTATTTTTCTAGCTGTACTCAGCAGTCCAGAGGGTAGACAGTTCAACTGACCCAGGGTCAGAAGgtaaaaagacaaggaaattaaAGGATATTGGCAATATAGGGGTTTGAAGTAATGGGCCATCAGGTCTGGTCAGGAaagaagcaagaaagaagagGGCTGATGAAATGGGAGAAACGGAGGgaggcaaaaaggaaaaggaggcctCAGTAAGGCTGAAGAATAGGCTTAGTAGGAGTAAGACTGTGAAACAGCTGGGACTACAGGCAGTTGTAGTCAATCTTCCAGCACAGAAGGAGATTTTTAATGTGAAGTTTTCACCCACATCTCTGACTCCTCCTCCTGAAGCATGAATTCCCAGGCAGGGGGAAAGGCAAGACACTAGATAGTCTGCATTTATGACAATCAGATTAATACCTGGAGAGTGTCTGAGTTATGTAACACCCAATAATATGTACAAGTACCTGTAAACACTTGATGAGAAACCATGTGATCTCATCATCTTACCCAGTCAAGTTTATAACTcagcaaaaacacaaaaagacGTACTATACTCCCTCAAGAAAGCCACATAGGAAAGTAATAAGGGTACATTCAAGAACAAAAGGTAGCTTCTGTTTGGGAAGATCAATATTGCAACAAGTGTGTTGGGTATTTTAAATTAGTAAACACTGTCATGTTTAATTAAAGCCAATTGTCCTAATTTTTGGGAAGTGGGAGGTGACAACATataaggaggcaaaaaaaaaactgcattcaagaaaacactattaaaatctctagtttaaaaaatgtaattggtGCActtaatgacttttt encodes the following:
- the FRS2 gene encoding fibroblast growth factor receptor substrate 2, with protein sequence MGSCCSCPDKDTVPDNHRNKFKVINVDDDGNELGSGIMELTDTELILYTRKRDSVKWHYLCLRRYGYDSNLFSFESGRRCQTGQGIFAFKCARAEELFNMLQEIMQNNSINVVEEPVVERNNHQTELEVPRTPRTPTTPGFAAQNLPNGYPRYPSFGDASSHPSSRHPSVGSARLPSVGEESTHPLLVAEEQVHTYVNTTGVQEERKNRASVHVPLEARVSNAESNTPKEEPSNIEDRDPQILLEPEGVKFVLGPTPVQKQLMEKEKLEQLGRDQVSGSGANNTEWDTGYDSDERRDAPSVNKLVYENLNGLSLPSASGLRRGRLPSTSTSDTQNINNSAQRRTALLNYENLPSLPPVWEARKLSRDEDDNLGPKTPSLNGYHNNLDPMHNYVNTENVTVPASAHKIEYSRRRDCTPTVFNFDIRRPSLEHRQLNYIQVDLEGGSDSDNPQTPKTPTTPLPQTPTRRTELYAVIDIERTAAMSNLQKALPRDDGTSRKTRHNSTDLPM